A window of Malania oleifera isolate guangnan ecotype guangnan chromosome 5, ASM2987363v1, whole genome shotgun sequence contains these coding sequences:
- the LOC131156648 gene encoding protein kinase STUNTED-like, with protein MTVDRQEVKAVEKRSAVLVGILIDSTSRELLNWALVKVAEPGDRVLAIHVCRESGPKNKALLDDYLEDYEGLCHVKQVELTGKALSGSSIRKVLVREAKKYAAAAVVLGISRQNALRGWASKARYCAKQLPLTTEVLAIHDGKVIFRSFSRNLLPGLGGDPKPSICLIRNSTVKENSSEYGDSEASETEKLGSEVVQSFEKGLSNVSEVLKDDCFSFVDEHRRVSARSVSLSSDELSISSEQSPGWPLLQRAISVDTSQALGARNMSVVQWVMTLPNRSPLETTLKGRFSSNNKEIPLGGKTGELVEKLKLLLSNMSSMCQWFSYEVLKNCTSNFSSENLIGRGVCSRVYKGVFPNGKPVAVKILKSSKEAWKDFVLEVEIISSLKHKSIMPLLGICIEDNDLIFVYDYLSKGSLEKNLHDAEEKSVLSWEVRFNIALQVAEALSYLHEECSRPVIHRDIKSSNILLSSGFEPQLSDFGLAIWAPTTSYLLTQGDIVGTFGYLAPEYFMYGKISDKIDVYSFGVVLLELLSGRKPIGSETSKAQESLVMWAKPILESGDPRGILDPNLNQNFDEVQVQRMVLGAALCITRTARLRPRMSQILKILRGEEDVSHFVISQPSDQEVSENLGENDDEVYPDSSVESHLSLAFLDVDDDSTSLSSVEQSNSIAIEEYFKMRSRSSSFN; from the exons ATGACAGTTGATCGCCAGGAAGTTAAGGCTGTGGAGAAGAGGAGCGCCGTGCTCGTCGGGATCCTAATCGACAGCACGAGCAGAGAGCTGCTCAACTGGGCTCTGGTGAAAGTTGCAGAACCCGGCGACCGTGTTCTTGCAATTCATGTTTGTAGAG AATCCGGTCCAAAGAATAAAGCCTTGTTGGATGATTATTTGGAAGATTATGAAGGTCTTTGTCATGTGAAGCAG GTAGAACTCACTGGCAAGGCCTTGTCGGGAAGCTCCATCCGAAAGGTTTTGGTGAGAGAGGCAAAGAAGTATGCAGCCGCGGCTGTAGTTTTGGGGATAAGCAGGCAGAATGCTCTCAG GGGTTGGGCTTCAAAAGCCAGATATTGCGCCAAGCAATTGCCACTGACTACCGAAGTTCTGGCAATCCATGATGGGAAGGTTATTTTCAGAAGCTTTTCTCGAAATCTTCTTCCGG GACTTGGTGGAGATCCAAAGCCAAGCATTTGTCTAATAAGAAACTCCACTGTCAAAGAAAATTCTTCGGAATATGGTGATTCTGAGGCCTCAGAGACAGAAAAGCTGGGTTCCGAAGTGGTTCAGAGTTTCGAAAAGGGATTGAGCAATGTTAGTGAAGTTTTGAAGGATGACTGTTTTAGTTTTGTTGATGAGCACAGGCGAGTTTCCGCGAGATCAGTCTCTCTCTCTTCAGATGAACTCTCAATCTCTTCAGAGCAGAGTCCTGGTTGGCCTCTACTCCAAAGAGCGATTTCAGTAGATACATCACAAGCCCTGGGAGCTAGAAACATGTCTGTGGTGCAATGGGTAATGACTTTGCCGAATCGGTCTCCTCTGGAAACTACTCTGAAGGGTAGATTTTCTTCAAACAACAAAGAAATTCCTTTGGGAGGAAAGACTGGTGAGCTAGTAGAAAAGTTGAAACTTCTTCTCAGCAATATGTCATCTATGTGCCAGTGGTTCAGTTATGAGGTTTTGAAGAACtgtacttctaatttttcctcaG AAAATTTGATTGGAAGAGGAGTGTGCAGCCGTGTATACAAGGGGGTTTTCCCTAATGGCAAACCGGTGGCGGTAAAGATTTTGAAATCATCCAAGGAAGCATGGAAGGATTTTGTCCTGGAAGTTGAGATTATATCCTCATTGAAGCACAAAAGCATTATGCCTTTGCTGGGAATCTGCATTGAAGATAATGATCTTATCTTTGTTTATGATTACTTATCTAAAGGAAGTCTAGAGAAAAACCTGCATG ATGCAGAAGAAAAGTCCGTGTTGTCATGGGAAGTGAGATTTAACATAGCTTTGCAGGTTGCTGAAGCCTTAAGTTACCTACATGAGGAATGTTCTCGGCCCGTAATACATAGAGACATCAAGTCTTCGAACATTCTACTGTCAAGTGGGTTTGAACCACAG TTATCGGATTTCGGGCTTGCAATATGGGCACCAACAACTTCATACCTTCTAACTCAAGGTGACATAGTTGGAACTTTCGGCTATCTTGCTCCAGAGTATTTCATGTATGGGAAAATCAGTGACAAGATTGATGTCTACTCCTTTGGAGTGGTTCTACTTGAACTGTTATCGGGAAGAAAACCAATTGGTTCTGAGACTTCTAAGGCCCAAGAGAGTTTAGTCATGTGG GCAAAGCCGATATTAGAGAGTGGAGATCCAAGGGGCATACTTGACCCaaacttgaatcaaaattttGATGAGGTTCAAGTTCAAAGAATGGTTCTTGGAGCTGCACTCTGCATCACCCGGACAGCTCGGCTTCGTCCTAGAATGAGCCAG ATACTGAAAATCTTAAGAGGGGAAGAAGATGTCAGCCACTTTGTGATTTCTCAACCCAGTGATCAAGAAGTTTCGGAAAATCTGGGTGAGAATGATGATGAAGTTTATCCCGACTCAAGCGTGGAATCACATTTGAGTCTTGCATTTCTAGATGTAGATGATGACTCTACTTCGCTCAGTAGTGTGGAGCAAAGCAACAGTATCGCTATTGAGGAATACTTCAAAATGCGAAGTCGGTCATCAAGCTTCAACTAG